One genomic window of Eptesicus fuscus isolate TK198812 chromosome 6, DD_ASM_mEF_20220401, whole genome shotgun sequence includes the following:
- the LOC129149324 gene encoding tripartite motif-containing protein 75-like: MAGEGAVAKLQTEINCPICLGTLRDPVTIECGHNFCRSCIQQSWAGLQGSFPCAVCRHPCQEKYMRSNTQLGRMVDMAKLLQITREKMKQQEKRRLCEQHNQALTLFCEEDLELLCPLCTQPPDHQGHQVRPVEEAASHHRQRLSSYIGPLKKQMADTQKLLDTQDRRLSELREKVDKRRAKLAAEFEQLIESVECEEEAVLSRLAAEEKDILRNLSANKAAFSDHISKLKVQLKEMAEKSVMSDVEMMMNIKGVLQCCEKLKPPSIYCVQLRREAFSLPPQCEALQKIIQRFREEVTLDPETAHPNLLVSEDKKSVTFVRKKQRVRRNPKRFAVDPVVLGTEGFDCGRHYWEVQVDDKPEWAVGVCRDSLSKERKQPLLRQENRCWTIQLQDGDYVARGSVPVPLVLKEMPRGIGIYLDYELGQVSFYNLNDMSHIHSFRDTFSEVLKPYFYIGCDPKPLTVCALRD; this comes from the coding sequence ATGGCAGGTGAAGGAGCTGTGGCCAAACTCCAGACAGAAATCAACTGTCCCATCTGCCTGGGTACCCTGAGAGACCCTGTCACCATCGAATGTGGGCACAACTTCTGTCGCTCCTGCATCCAGCAGTCCTGGGCGGGTCTGCAGGGCAGTTTCCCATGTGCTGTGTGCCGTCACCCATGCCAAGAGAAGTACATGAGGAGCAACACTCAGCTGGGAAGGATGGTAGACATGGCCAAGCTCCTCCAGATCACCCGGGAGAAGATGAAGCAGCAAGAAAAGAGGCGCTTGTGTGAGCAGCACAACCAGGCCCTGACCCTCTTCTGTGAGGAGGACCTAGAGCTGTTGTGTCCCCTGTGCACTCAGCCCCCTGACCACCAGGGCCACCAGGTGAGGCCCGTGGAGGAGGCTGCCTCTCATCACAGGCAAAGGCTCAGCAGTTACATTGGGCCCCTGAAGAAGCAGATGGCAGACACTCAGAAACTACTAGACACCCAAGACCGGAGACTATCAGAACTGAGAGAAAAGGTGGACAAGCGGAGAGCAAAGTTAGCCGCTGAATTTGAGCAGCTGATAGAATCTGTGGAGtgtgaggaagaggcagttctCTCAAGGCTAGCTGCAGAAGAGAAGGACATTCTACGGAATCTAAGTGCTAACAAAGCTGCATTTTCAGACCACATTTCCAAACTTAAAGTTCAACTAAAGGAGATGGCAGAGAAGAGTGTGATGTCAGATGTGGAAATGATGATGAATATCAAAGGTGTCCTCCAATGTTGTGAAAAACTAAAACCCCCAAGTATTTATTGTGTCCAGTTGAGGAGAGAAGCATTCAGTCTTCCTCCGCAGTGTGAAGCCCTGCAGAAAATTATACAGAGATTTAGAGAAGAAGTTACCCTGGATCCTGAAACCGCACATCCTAATCTGCTTGTGTCTGAGGATAAAAAGTCTGTGACATTTGTGAGGAAAAAGCAAAGAGTTCGTCGGAATCCAAAACGATTTGCGGTCGACCCAGTTGTCCTGGGTACTGAAGGGTTTGACTGTGGCCGACATTACTGGGAGGTCCAGGTGGACGACAAGCCTGAGTGGGCCGTGGGGGTCTGTAGAGACTCCCTTTCCAAGGAGAGAAAGCAGCCCCTGCTAAGACAGGAGAACAGATGTTGGACGATTCAGCTGCAGGATGGTGACTATGTGGCACGCGGGTCTGTTCCTGTCCCCCTTGTGCTGAAGGAAATGCCCAGAGGGATTGGCATCTATCTGGACTATGAGTTGGGGCAGGTTTCCTTTTATAATTTGAATGACATGTCTCACATCCATTCCTTCAGGGATACCTTTTCTGAAGTGCTAAAGCCTTACTTCTATATCGGATGTGACCCCAAACCTCTTACTGTCTGTGCTTTAAGAGATTAG